In the Acidovorax sp. A79 genome, one interval contains:
- a CDS encoding GFA family protein has product MTHPDPVFPLDGGCTCRHVRYRMLTAPLFVHCCHCRWCQRESGASFALNAMIEADRLALRVGEVDLVDTPSESGFGQKIARCPHCRVAVWSHYSGAGPLVAFVRVGTLDAPDHLPPDIHIYTASKQPWVVLAPGTPAVAQYYDRDAHWPPGSLARRQTLLPRINAYREALGLD; this is encoded by the coding sequence ATGACGCACCCAGACCCCGTGTTCCCGCTGGACGGCGGCTGTACCTGCCGCCATGTCCGCTACCGCATGCTCACCGCGCCGCTTTTCGTGCACTGCTGCCATTGCCGCTGGTGCCAGCGGGAAAGCGGGGCGTCGTTCGCCTTGAACGCCATGATCGAGGCCGACAGGCTGGCGCTGCGGGTGGGCGAGGTCGACCTGGTGGACACCCCGTCCGAAAGCGGCTTTGGCCAGAAGATCGCGCGCTGCCCGCACTGCCGCGTGGCGGTGTGGAGCCACTACTCCGGCGCGGGCCCGCTCGTCGCCTTCGTGCGCGTGGGCACGCTGGACGCGCCGGACCACCTGCCGCCCGACATCCACATCTACACCGCGTCGAAGCAGCCCTGGGTGGTGCTTGCGCCCGGCACGCCCGCCGTGGCGCAGTATTACGACCGGGACGCCCACTGGCCCCCCGGCAGCCTGGCCCGCCGCCAGACCCTGCTGCCCCGCATCAACGCCTACCGCGAGGCCCTGGGCCTGGACTGA
- a CDS encoding reverse transcriptase-like protein, whose product MGLGAVVHAPDGTVAQQLSEATTFTGCNNEAELRALALALRWLQAQGTAATAGVRVYSDNSVLVEQLAPGGARAAPTARLALLFDEVRALMQAVGDVAVRWIPRHRNGQADTLARGALGLAPKPSTKHHTRTRKKRR is encoded by the coding sequence ATGGGGCTGGGCGCGGTGGTGCACGCGCCCGATGGCACGGTGGCGCAGCAGCTGTCCGAGGCCACCACCTTCACCGGCTGCAACAACGAGGCCGAGCTGAGGGCGCTGGCCCTGGCGCTGCGCTGGCTGCAGGCCCAGGGCACCGCTGCAACCGCTGGCGTGCGGGTGTACAGCGACAACAGCGTGCTGGTGGAGCAGCTCGCCCCCGGTGGTGCGCGCGCCGCGCCCACCGCGCGGCTGGCCTTGCTGTTCGACGAGGTGCGCGCGCTGATGCAGGCCGTGGGCGATGTGGCGGTGCGCTGGATTCCGCGCCACCGCAATGGTCAGGCCGACACCCTCGCGCGCGGCGCGCTGGGCCTGGCGCCCAAGCCGTCCACGAAGCACCACACCCGCACAAGGAAAAAGCGGCGCTGA
- a CDS encoding RNA polymerase sigma factor, with amino-acid sequence MHNPRSPDADASADALHRTIDSVWRIEAARIIASVARMTRDVGRAEELAQDALVAALEHWPATGLPANPGAWLMTTAKRRAIDHLRQQAVHAREHEALGKDLQALEAQYAPDVVDALVAAQQDDIGDDLLRLIFTACHPVLPTEARVALTLRLLGGLTTAEIARAFLVPEPTVAQRIVRAKRSLSAAHVPFEVPGAAERAPRLASVLEVIYLVFNEGYAATAGDDWMRPALCGEAQRLVRVLASLVPDEPEVQGLVALLEIQASRLPARTDGEGRPVLLMDQDRARWDRLLVRRGLAALDKAEQLARAGHAWGPYALQGAIAACHARARRAQDTDWAYIVALYDALAQVAPSPVVALNRAVAVGMAEGPAAALRLVDEIAADPVLAQYHWLPSVRGDLLAKLGRVAEARAEFERAAGLTRNAQEKALLLARAGG; translated from the coding sequence TCGGTGTGGCGCATCGAGGCCGCGCGCATCATCGCCAGCGTGGCGCGCATGACGCGCGACGTGGGCCGGGCCGAGGAGCTGGCGCAGGACGCGCTGGTGGCCGCGCTGGAGCACTGGCCCGCCACCGGCCTGCCCGCGAACCCGGGGGCATGGCTCATGACCACGGCCAAGCGCCGCGCCATCGACCACCTGCGCCAGCAGGCGGTGCATGCGCGCGAGCACGAGGCGCTGGGCAAGGACCTGCAGGCGCTCGAAGCCCAGTACGCCCCCGACGTGGTGGACGCCCTGGTCGCTGCGCAGCAGGACGACATCGGCGACGACCTGCTGCGCCTGATCTTCACCGCCTGCCACCCCGTGCTGCCCACCGAGGCGCGCGTGGCGCTCACGCTGCGGCTGCTGGGCGGCCTCACCACGGCCGAGATCGCACGGGCGTTCCTGGTGCCCGAGCCCACCGTCGCGCAGCGCATCGTGCGGGCCAAGCGCAGCCTGTCGGCCGCCCACGTGCCCTTCGAGGTGCCGGGCGCGGCCGAGCGCGCGCCGCGCCTGGCGTCGGTGCTCGAAGTCATCTACCTCGTCTTCAACGAAGGCTACGCGGCCACGGCGGGCGACGACTGGATGCGCCCTGCCCTGTGCGGTGAAGCCCAGCGCCTGGTGCGCGTGCTGGCCAGCCTGGTGCCCGACGAGCCCGAGGTGCAGGGGCTGGTGGCGCTGCTGGAAATCCAGGCCTCGCGCCTGCCCGCGCGCACCGATGGCGAGGGCCGGCCCGTGCTGCTCATGGACCAGGACCGCGCGCGGTGGGACCGGCTGCTGGTGCGCCGGGGCCTGGCCGCGCTCGACAAGGCCGAGCAGCTGGCGCGCGCGGGCCATGCCTGGGGCCCCTACGCGCTGCAGGGCGCGATCGCCGCCTGCCATGCCCGCGCGCGGCGCGCCCAGGACACCGACTGGGCCTACATCGTGGCGCTGTACGACGCGCTCGCGCAGGTGGCGCCCTCGCCCGTCGTGGCGCTGAACCGCGCCGTGGCGGTGGGCATGGCCGAAGGCCCGGCGGCGGCGCTGCGGCTGGTGGACGAGATCGCGGCGGACCCCGTGCTGGCCCAGTACCACTGGCTGCCCAGCGTGCGCGGCGACCTGCTGGCCAAGCTGGGCCGCGTGGCCGAGGCGCGCGCCGAGTTCGAGCGCGCGGCGGGCCTCACGCGCAACGCGCAGGAAAAGGCGCTGCTGCTGGCGCGCGCGGGCGGCTGA
- a CDS encoding DUF3297 family protein yields MTDTTPAAAAADRPALPDHLSVDPRSPHHVAAVFQHDIGIRFNGKDRTDVEEYCVSEGWVKVPAGKTVDRKGHPLMIKLKGKVEAFYK; encoded by the coding sequence ATGACCGACACCACCCCAGCCGCTGCCGCCGCCGACCGCCCCGCACTCCCCGACCACCTGAGCGTGGACCCGCGCAGCCCGCACCATGTGGCCGCGGTGTTCCAGCACGACATCGGCATCCGCTTCAACGGCAAGGACCGCACGGATGTCGAGGAATACTGCGTCAGCGAAGGCTGGGTGAAGGTGCCCGCGGGCAAGACGGTGGACCGCAAGGGCCACCCGCTGATGATCAAGCTCAAGGGCAAGGTCGAGGCTTTCTACAAGTGA